Proteins from a genomic interval of Sphingobacterium sp. SYP-B4668:
- a CDS encoding DUF3823 domain-containing protein encodes MKYIILNTLMSASLLFASCSFFEKDNMEAPSVTIQGEVVDVATGKRVLTDQGSEGIRVRLTELSWGDNVEHNPDFYCMPDGSFQNTRLFKGNYNVTVDGPFVPLVRKTADGATLADESKVMDLDGTTKVKFEVQPFLNVEWVDEPTVSNGKITARVRVTRGVTDEIFRSKIEPMGNYSADFLNVTDVQLFVSYSSTVGYRARDQRWSNEIKYSEQAFNPLLGQIVTIESKDAIPIPAGRTVFVRAAARINYDTPRGSGTKRWNYNEAKAVVIP; translated from the coding sequence ATGAAATATATAATTTTAAATACATTGATGAGCGCTTCTTTGCTATTCGCTTCTTGCAGCTTTTTCGAGAAGGACAATATGGAAGCTCCCTCTGTAACCATACAGGGCGAAGTCGTGGATGTGGCTACCGGTAAACGCGTGTTGACGGATCAGGGAAGTGAAGGGATTCGTGTCAGACTGACCGAGTTGAGTTGGGGGGATAACGTAGAGCATAATCCTGATTTTTATTGTATGCCGGATGGTAGTTTTCAAAATACGAGATTGTTTAAAGGCAATTACAACGTGACTGTAGACGGACCTTTCGTTCCTTTGGTGAGGAAAACCGCCGATGGAGCGACCCTTGCGGATGAGAGTAAAGTGATGGATCTGGATGGTACGACGAAAGTAAAATTTGAAGTGCAACCATTTTTGAATGTAGAATGGGTGGATGAGCCAACAGTGAGTAATGGAAAGATTACTGCACGGGTGCGAGTAACCCGCGGAGTGACAGACGAAATATTCCGTAGCAAAATCGAGCCGATGGGAAATTACAGCGCTGATTTCTTAAACGTCACTGATGTGCAACTATTTGTCAGCTACTCCTCAACGGTCGGATATCGCGCACGGGATCAGCGTTGGTCAAACGAAATAAAATACAGTGAACAAGCTTTTAACCCGTTGTTAGGGCAAATTGTTACAATCGAATCAAAGGATGCTATCCCCATTCCAGCTGGACGTACGGTATTTGTGCGGGCAGCTGCGCGAATCAATTACGATACACCAAGGGGAAGTGGTACTAAAAGGTGGAACTATAACGAGGCAAAAGCTGTAGTGATACCTTAA
- a CDS encoding MepB family protein produces the protein MTTSISSIRRRILEQVYTPAGLIVFHERADKESQRYDACTFEVDGCLILHRTAKITPAKNGQFVTIWQRDVCGTTVPFSQSDGFDFLIITIREDNRLGQFIFPMCTLIHRGIVSTPQKEGKRGIRVYPPWIVTNSKQATKTQAWQVKYFYEVGRHTLSEWFKVFNPTV, from the coding sequence TTGACCACCTCTATATCTTCCATTCGACGTCGCATCCTAGAGCAGGTATATACACCTGCAGGACTGATCGTATTCCATGAACGTGCGGATAAGGAGAGTCAACGCTATGATGCCTGTACTTTTGAAGTAGACGGATGTCTCATTCTACATCGCACAGCCAAGATAACCCCGGCCAAAAACGGACAATTCGTTACCATCTGGCAACGTGATGTTTGTGGTACTACAGTTCCGTTCTCCCAGTCAGATGGTTTTGATTTCTTGATCATCACGATAAGAGAAGACAATCGTCTGGGGCAGTTTATCTTCCCTATGTGTACCCTCATTCATAGGGGTATCGTATCCACACCACAAAAAGAAGGCAAGCGAGGCATACGCGTATATCCACCTTGGATAGTAACCAACAGCAAACAAGCGACAAAAACGCAAGCATGGCAAGTAAAATACTTTTATGAGGTAGGCCGCCACACCTTGTCTGAGTGGTTCAAAGTCTTCAACCCAACAGTATAG
- a CDS encoding GH92 family glycosyl hydrolase has protein sequence MKHILLLVVVLLNFTHLAKAEKKEPIDYVSILVGTQSKHSLSTGNTYPAIARPWGMNFWTPQTGKMGDGWAYVYTADKIRGFKQTHQPSPWINDYGQFSIMPVTTKPTFDEEERASWFSHKAETASPHYYSVYLADHDVVTEISPTSRAAMFRFTFPERAKSYVVVDAFDNNSYVKIIPGKNRIVGYTTKNNGGVPENFKNYFIIEFDKPFTYTAAVRDGKIEDNNLEAQVNHAGGIIGFTTKKGEQVHARVASSFISLEQAELNLKELENKSFDQVKNEGRKEWNEVLGKIEIEDNNIDNLRTFYSNFYRTLLFPRSFYEYDANGEVVHYSPYNGQVLPGYMFTDTGFWDTFRSLFPLLNVLFPTMNEKMQEGLVNAYKESGFLPEWASPGHRDCMVGNNSASVVADAYMKGLKGYDIEKLWEAVVHGANAVHPQIRSTGRLGYEHYNTLGYVPYDVKINENAARTLEYAYNDWCIYQLGKKLGKPKKELEIYAQRAMNYKNLYDPSHKLMRGKNKDGNFQSPFNPLKWGDAFTEGNSWHYTWSVFHDPQGLIDLMGGTREFNTMLDSIFSVPPLFDESYYGSVIHEIREMQIMNMGNYAHGNQPIQHMIYLYNYSKEPWKAQYWTREVMDKLYSASPDGYCGDEDNGQTSAWYVFSALGFYPVCPGTDEYILSAPLFKKATVKLENGKEVVINAPNNTKETRYVNTMKVNGAEYSKNYLTHDLLMKGAKIDYGMSTVANKNRGVNTADLPYSFSSEKK, from the coding sequence ATGAAGCATATCTTATTATTGGTAGTCGTACTTTTGAATTTTACGCATTTGGCAAAAGCCGAAAAGAAAGAGCCAATCGACTATGTCAGTATATTGGTGGGTACACAGTCCAAGCACTCCCTGTCGACAGGCAATACTTATCCCGCGATAGCACGCCCTTGGGGTATGAATTTTTGGACGCCGCAGACGGGTAAGATGGGTGATGGATGGGCATATGTGTATACTGCGGATAAGATACGTGGCTTTAAACAGACACACCAGCCTAGTCCATGGATCAACGACTATGGACAATTCTCTATTATGCCAGTGACCACCAAGCCTACATTTGATGAAGAGGAACGGGCAAGTTGGTTTTCGCATAAGGCGGAAACGGCATCCCCGCATTACTATAGTGTATACCTGGCCGATCACGATGTGGTCACGGAGATTAGCCCTACTTCAAGAGCTGCAATGTTCAGATTTACATTTCCTGAACGCGCCAAATCATATGTGGTGGTCGATGCATTTGACAATAATTCGTATGTCAAGATTATTCCCGGAAAAAACCGGATAGTAGGTTACACCACCAAAAATAACGGAGGTGTACCGGAGAATTTTAAGAACTATTTTATTATCGAGTTTGACAAGCCATTTACATACACAGCTGCGGTGCGTGACGGAAAGATAGAGGACAATAATTTGGAAGCTCAGGTAAACCATGCTGGCGGAATTATTGGCTTTACGACCAAAAAAGGGGAGCAAGTACATGCTCGGGTGGCGTCTTCATTTATTAGTCTGGAACAGGCAGAATTGAATCTGAAAGAATTAGAAAACAAATCTTTCGATCAGGTGAAAAATGAAGGCCGTAAGGAGTGGAATGAAGTGCTGGGAAAAATAGAAATTGAAGATAATAACATTGATAATCTTAGGACATTTTATTCGAATTTCTATAGAACGTTACTTTTTCCAAGAAGCTTTTACGAATACGATGCGAATGGAGAAGTAGTCCATTACAGTCCGTATAATGGACAAGTGCTACCGGGGTATATGTTTACGGATACCGGGTTTTGGGATACTTTTCGGAGTTTATTCCCGCTATTGAATGTGCTATTCCCGACGATGAACGAAAAGATGCAAGAGGGATTGGTGAATGCATATAAGGAAAGCGGATTTTTGCCGGAATGGGCCAGCCCTGGACATCGGGACTGTATGGTGGGTAACAACTCGGCGTCGGTGGTAGCGGATGCTTATATGAAAGGATTGAAGGGTTATGACATCGAGAAGCTATGGGAGGCAGTGGTACATGGGGCAAATGCGGTCCATCCACAGATCAGATCTACAGGCCGATTGGGATATGAGCACTATAACACACTAGGCTATGTACCGTATGATGTAAAAATCAACGAAAATGCAGCGCGTACATTGGAATATGCTTACAATGACTGGTGTATCTATCAACTTGGCAAGAAATTGGGGAAGCCGAAAAAAGAACTCGAAATATATGCACAACGTGCAATGAACTACAAGAATCTATATGATCCGAGCCACAAATTGATGCGTGGAAAGAATAAGGACGGTAATTTTCAATCACCATTTAACCCATTGAAATGGGGGGATGCTTTCACGGAGGGAAATAGCTGGCATTACACATGGTCGGTATTTCATGATCCACAAGGGTTAATAGATTTGATGGGGGGAACACGTGAATTTAACACGATGTTGGATTCTATTTTCAGCGTTCCGCCTTTATTCGACGAGAGCTACTATGGCTCGGTGATTCACGAAATTAGAGAAATGCAAATCATGAACATGGGGAATTATGCACATGGTAATCAACCTATCCAGCACATGATTTATCTCTATAACTATTCAAAGGAGCCTTGGAAGGCACAATACTGGACGCGAGAGGTAATGGATAAATTGTATAGCGCTAGTCCCGATGGATACTGTGGAGATGAAGACAATGGACAGACTTCGGCATGGTATGTATTCTCTGCACTGGGATTCTATCCTGTGTGTCCAGGCACAGACGAGTATATCTTAAGTGCACCGCTTTTTAAGAAGGCGACGGTAAAACTTGAGAATGGCAAGGAGGTCGTAATTAATGCACCGAACAACACGAAAGAGACACGTTACGTCAATACAATGAAGGTGAATGGTGCGGAATACAGTAAAAATTATTTGACGCATGACCTGTTGATGAAGGGAGCGAAAATTGATTACGGAATGTCTACTGTAGCCAATAAGAATAGAGGGGTGAATACAGCTGATTTGCCGTATTCCTTCAGTTCGGAGAAGAAGTAG
- a CDS encoding RagB/SusD family nutrient uptake outer membrane protein, translating into MMKKIFVILSLLGTLSFSACVDLDIAPKTVVSDDDLLDNAAGMDIYLARMYSWMPFEDFKYMGEWGIEFNGWLASIGIDGTGEAVNRDGITRAFTGERTAYWGRGLTLIRDANHLIETLPTYKDNFDEDTYNHYLGEAYYVRATTFYAMARRFGGIPLVTKAIQYPADPVALEVPRASEEETWDQILKDYDEAIRLMKPKSPKSGYSNKYVALAFKSQAALYAGSVAKYNETVSGRLTGLGIKTGVRVIGFAPDRWQPAAERYFAEAYKAAREIMNTGGYSLYKKKWLANDKEAQYQNMVDMFSDLSSPENIYVKEYMYPTTTHSFDAFSSPFSFRSPLSAGSCPTLDFMELFDGFARYPNGTLKVTTGNSNSEGDYLLYDKPMDLFKDAEPRLRAYVIFPGDQFRGKEMEVRAGVYTGQAPVKPLFSNYSYATADSRYQQLSAYTQSPKTLYLSPRNGEGQETVDYNGQQMTAAGTDGPFYDNGEATLTGFYIRKWLQTNPSVEIGEGKSAQPFILMRYAEVLLNAAEAAIELRTMGANSPDGSDLQQVATQAVNEIRERAGANLLSNALTADVAGRNIVRKERRKELAFEHKTKWDLRRWRVSHYDGRDGFWGENKDKNGYSNNENFRFRGLYPFFSTTTGKYFFDARFQWVSTKTFSYTPLDYYFEIPGGEVAKSPVIDQQPNR; encoded by the coding sequence ATGATGAAAAAAATATTTGTTATATTATCACTACTGGGTACATTAAGCTTCTCGGCTTGTGTAGACCTGGATATAGCCCCTAAAACGGTTGTCTCGGATGATGACCTTTTGGATAATGCCGCCGGGATGGACATCTACTTGGCACGTATGTATAGCTGGATGCCCTTCGAGGATTTTAAATATATGGGAGAGTGGGGGATAGAGTTTAACGGCTGGTTGGCATCTATTGGTATCGATGGCACCGGAGAAGCGGTGAACAGGGATGGGATTACGAGGGCTTTTACCGGCGAACGCACAGCATATTGGGGCCGGGGGCTTACCTTGATCCGGGATGCCAATCATCTGATTGAAACGCTACCCACCTACAAAGATAACTTTGACGAAGATACGTACAACCATTATTTGGGTGAAGCGTATTACGTGAGAGCGACAACTTTCTATGCGATGGCTAGACGTTTCGGTGGAATACCTTTGGTGACCAAGGCCATTCAATACCCCGCAGATCCGGTGGCATTGGAAGTGCCGCGCGCGAGTGAAGAGGAAACATGGGATCAAATCCTTAAGGATTATGATGAAGCTATCCGCTTGATGAAACCGAAAAGTCCCAAATCGGGATATTCGAATAAATATGTGGCATTGGCATTTAAATCACAAGCGGCATTATATGCTGGGAGTGTGGCTAAGTACAATGAGACGGTATCGGGACGATTGACAGGATTGGGTATCAAGACAGGGGTGCGGGTCATTGGTTTTGCTCCGGATAGATGGCAGCCAGCAGCCGAGCGTTACTTTGCGGAAGCCTATAAAGCTGCACGGGAGATCATGAATACAGGTGGCTACTCGCTATACAAGAAAAAATGGCTAGCCAATGATAAGGAGGCGCAATATCAAAATATGGTGGACATGTTCAGCGATCTGAGCAGCCCCGAGAATATCTATGTCAAGGAATATATGTATCCAACGACAACGCATAGCTTTGATGCATTCAGTTCTCCATTTAGTTTCCGTTCGCCGCTTTCTGCAGGGAGTTGTCCAACATTGGATTTTATGGAACTGTTCGATGGCTTCGCTCGCTATCCAAATGGAACGCTGAAGGTGACGACGGGAAATAGTAATAGCGAAGGTGATTATTTACTGTATGATAAGCCGATGGATTTATTCAAAGACGCTGAACCTCGCTTGCGCGCATATGTTATCTTTCCAGGGGATCAGTTCAGAGGTAAAGAGATGGAAGTAAGAGCGGGAGTATATACAGGACAAGCTCCTGTAAAACCCTTATTCTCCAACTATTCATATGCTACGGCAGATAGCCGCTATCAGCAATTGAGTGCTTATACACAATCACCTAAAACACTATATCTAAGCCCTCGGAATGGTGAAGGGCAGGAAACTGTGGACTATAATGGACAACAGATGACGGCCGCAGGCACTGATGGTCCCTTCTATGATAATGGTGAGGCGACGTTGACGGGTTTTTACATCCGGAAGTGGTTGCAAACGAATCCTTCTGTGGAAATCGGAGAGGGTAAATCTGCACAACCTTTTATCCTGATGCGCTATGCGGAGGTTTTATTGAATGCGGCTGAAGCTGCTATCGAGCTGAGAACAATGGGCGCCAACTCTCCAGATGGAAGCGATCTGCAGCAAGTGGCGACGCAGGCTGTAAATGAAATTCGCGAACGCGCGGGGGCTAATCTATTGTCGAATGCGTTGACGGCGGATGTAGCAGGTAGGAATATCGTGCGCAAAGAAAGACGCAAAGAGCTGGCCTTTGAACACAAAACGAAGTGGGATCTACGCCGCTGGAGAGTGTCCCACTATGATGGGCGTGACGGATTCTGGGGTGAGAATAAAGACAAGAACGGCTACAGCAACAACGAAAACTTCCGCTTTCGTGGTCTATACCCATTCTTCTCTACGACAACAGGTAAATATTTCTTTGACGCGCGTTTTCAATGGGTAAGCACCAAGACCTTTTCGTATACGCCATTGGATTACTATTTCGAAATACCGGGTGGAGAGGTTGCGAAAAGTCCGGTAATCGACCAACAACCAAACCGTTAA
- a CDS encoding DUF6157 family protein has product MKDNNQIHTTNYFDTFIEVAPDTKVTAGTPPIIRGDKKTVAALQYEIIRNAPYQFTSDDVLFEVFAYRYDLLKTEHPRHRADFFSKGQACMRASPLTKTHGFGIHCNADGKLALYGMETATYKHFIQDDSITKIKAMRTSKK; this is encoded by the coding sequence ATGAAAGACAATAATCAAATACATACGACTAACTATTTTGACACCTTTATTGAAGTGGCTCCAGATACTAAAGTAACCGCTGGCACCCCACCTATCATAAGGGGAGACAAAAAGACCGTTGCCGCTTTACAATATGAAATTATTCGGAATGCCCCTTATCAATTCACATCCGATGACGTCCTATTTGAAGTATTTGCCTATCGATATGATTTGCTAAAGACGGAGCACCCCCGGCATAGGGCAGATTTTTTTTCTAAAGGACAAGCCTGCATGCGTGCTTCCCCCTTAACCAAGACGCATGGCTTTGGGATACATTGCAATGCCGATGGTAAACTCGCCCTATATGGGATGGAAACAGCAACCTATAAACATTTCATTCAAGACGACTCTATCACAAAAATCAAGGCTATGCGTACTTCCAAAAAGTAG